A section of the Prochlorococcus sp. MIT 1341 genome encodes:
- the carA gene encoding glutamine-hydrolyzing carbamoyl-phosphate synthase small subunit codes for MRTSSKQNAFLMLADGTLFEGIAFGHIGTALGEVVFNTGMTGYQEVLTDPSYSGQLVSFTYPELGNTGVNPEDQEAASPQVKGVIARCVSDTPSSWRCKDSLQDWLRFHDVVGICDLDTRALVKHLREAGAMNGAISNDGSSSKEILQLLRAAPPMEGLNLAQKVTTKSSYKWNSVCNIEFDRRLIMEKTEPYQVVAVDFGIKRSILERLVAHGCAVTVVPANSALKEVLREKPEGVFLSNGPGDPAAVTQGISLAKELIQQSNLPVFGICLGHQILGIAIGGSTFKLPYGHRGLNHPCGTSGRVEITSQNHGFALDADSLPKSLVSITHLNLNDRTVAAIAFRDRPIFGVQYHPEASPGPHDADHHFSRFVALMAERR; via the coding sequence ATGAGAACTTCATCAAAACAAAATGCCTTTTTAATGCTTGCTGATGGCACCTTGTTTGAAGGTATAGCTTTTGGCCATATTGGAACTGCTCTTGGTGAGGTAGTTTTCAATACAGGAATGACTGGTTATCAAGAGGTTCTAACTGATCCAAGTTATTCGGGGCAATTGGTCTCTTTTACTTATCCAGAATTGGGAAATACAGGAGTTAACCCTGAGGATCAAGAAGCTGCCAGTCCACAGGTCAAAGGTGTTATAGCAAGGTGTGTTTCCGATACACCCAGTAGTTGGAGATGTAAGGATTCACTTCAGGATTGGCTTCGATTTCATGATGTTGTTGGGATTTGCGACCTTGACACACGAGCACTTGTAAAACACCTTCGTGAGGCTGGGGCGATGAATGGTGCAATAAGTAATGATGGATCATCGTCAAAGGAAATACTTCAGCTATTGAGAGCAGCTCCTCCAATGGAGGGGTTGAATCTTGCGCAGAAAGTCACAACAAAATCTTCGTATAAATGGAATTCAGTTTGCAATATTGAATTTGACAGAAGACTAATAATGGAAAAAACTGAGCCCTATCAGGTTGTAGCAGTTGATTTTGGAATTAAAAGATCAATCTTGGAAAGACTTGTGGCTCATGGGTGTGCGGTCACTGTTGTCCCTGCAAATTCAGCTTTGAAAGAGGTCTTGAGAGAAAAGCCCGAGGGGGTTTTTCTCTCAAATGGCCCTGGCGATCCTGCAGCAGTTACACAGGGGATTTCTCTTGCAAAAGAATTAATTCAACAAAGTAATCTTCCTGTGTTTGGGATTTGCCTTGGTCATCAGATTCTTGGTATTGCAATTGGAGGCAGTACTTTCAAACTTCCATACGGACATAGGGGCTTAAATCATCCTTGTGGTACATCCGGAAGAGTCGAAATAACTAGTCAAAATCATGGATTTGCTTTAGATGCTGATTCCCTTCCAAAAAGCCTTGTATCGATTACGCATTTGAATTTGAATGATCGAACTGTTGCAGCAATTGCATTTCGTGACCGTCCAATTTTTGGAGTGCAGTATCACCCAGAAGCCAGTCCTGGACCGCATGATGCGGATCATCACTTTTCTAGATTTGTAGCTCTTATGGCAGAACGTCGCTGA
- a CDS encoding Mini-ribonuclease 3, whose product MSKWLRNNQPFGCPDDLGPLQLAWLGDSVWELHQRLRHCQKPGRTMDLHLSVVSEVRAGAQVLALKRLEPHLNEFEKELVRRGRNKAGRGPRNADAADYGKATGFETMVGWLFLKDPSRLAQLLDQLDEA is encoded by the coding sequence TTGAGTAAGTGGCTTCGGAATAATCAGCCTTTTGGTTGTCCAGATGATTTGGGACCTTTGCAATTGGCCTGGTTGGGAGACTCAGTATGGGAATTGCATCAGAGATTGCGCCATTGTCAAAAACCCGGAAGGACAATGGATTTACACCTTTCTGTTGTTTCAGAAGTTCGTGCAGGGGCTCAGGTTTTAGCCCTTAAAAGGTTAGAACCACATTTGAATGAATTTGAAAAGGAGCTTGTTCGACGAGGCCGTAATAAAGCCGGTAGAGGTCCTCGTAATGCGGATGCTGCCGACTATGGCAAAGCCACAGGATTTGAGACTATGGTTGGATGGCTCTTTTTGAAGGATCCTTCGCGTCTTGCGCAGCTTTTAGACCAACTAGATGAGGCATAA
- the rlmB gene encoding 23S rRNA (guanosine(2251)-2'-O)-methyltransferase RlmB codes for MSQRSPKYSGSTRRSARSGRGRNNENGSSYGRNGTSNRRPYRGGDSYRARDNQGNTEFPSESSKENAGKKRSQSFPEQQGRVRGRSTSQGRNRNESSFRGKEEVRGTRAAFSRRTVGKGRTFDGSDSLKKVSETQFPPEVETFASSPRDDFLWGRHVTQTALEAGRPIHRIWCTSELRSAPKFLQLLREAKSSGVLVEEVTWSRLAQLTGGAVHQGIVLQTAATETLDLASLIKGCQGLGESPLLLALDGLTDPQNLGAIVRSAEALGAHGLIIPQRRSAGLTGSVAKVAAGALEHLPVARVVNLNRSLEVLKEVGYRVVGLAEDGGQTLSEVDLEGPLVVVTGSEEKGLSLLTRRHCDQLVRIPLRGVTPSLNASVATAMFLYEVARRGWMKDLQGQSPSPRIQRAKCVDPIADMKADGRELQE; via the coding sequence ATGAGTCAAAGATCCCCTAAATATTCTGGATCCACCCGTCGCTCTGCACGTTCTGGAAGAGGGCGGAATAATGAAAATGGATCTTCATATGGGAGGAACGGAACTTCCAATAGAAGGCCATATCGCGGAGGTGATTCTTATCGCGCTAGAGATAATCAAGGGAATACTGAGTTTCCTTCAGAGTCTTCAAAAGAGAATGCAGGCAAGAAACGAAGTCAGTCTTTTCCTGAACAGCAAGGACGCGTTAGAGGTAGATCAACATCTCAAGGTAGAAATAGGAATGAAAGTTCATTTCGAGGAAAAGAAGAGGTCCGAGGAACGCGAGCCGCCTTTAGTAGAAGAACCGTTGGAAAAGGAAGAACTTTTGACGGTTCAGACTCTTTAAAGAAGGTCTCGGAGACTCAGTTCCCTCCAGAAGTTGAAACTTTTGCTTCTAGCCCTAGAGATGATTTTCTTTGGGGAAGACATGTTACTCAGACTGCATTAGAAGCTGGTAGGCCCATACATCGAATTTGGTGTACTTCGGAGTTGAGAAGTGCTCCAAAATTTCTTCAGCTACTAAGAGAGGCTAAGTCCTCAGGAGTTTTGGTAGAGGAAGTTACTTGGTCTCGTTTAGCTCAATTAACTGGGGGTGCTGTCCATCAAGGCATTGTTCTGCAAACAGCAGCCACTGAAACTCTTGATTTGGCAAGTTTGATTAAAGGCTGTCAAGGATTAGGGGAGTCTCCCTTGCTTTTGGCTTTGGATGGATTAACTGATCCACAAAACTTAGGTGCAATTGTTCGTTCAGCTGAAGCCCTTGGGGCTCATGGATTGATTATTCCTCAAAGACGTAGTGCAGGATTGACTGGTTCAGTTGCAAAGGTTGCCGCTGGAGCCCTTGAGCATTTACCTGTAGCAAGGGTGGTTAATTTGAATCGATCATTGGAAGTCTTGAAGGAAGTTGGATATCGAGTGGTTGGGCTTGCAGAGGATGGAGGTCAAACTCTTTCTGAGGTTGATTTGGAGGGTCCTTTGGTGGTTGTTACTGGCTCAGAAGAGAAGGGTCTGTCACTTTTGACTCGACGACATTGTGATCAGCTTGTTCGAATCCCATTGCGAGGCGTTACCCCTAGTTTGAATGCTTCAGTAGCAACAGCAATGTTTTTGTATGAGGTCGCTCGTAGGGGGTGGATGAAGGATTTGCAAGGACAATCTCCCTCTCCAAGAATTCAACGAGCAAAGTGTGTTGATCCAATCGCTGACATGAAAGCTGATGGAAGGGAACTACAGGAATAA
- a CDS encoding DUF1816 domain-containing protein → MSPILRGLRSLSNSLGMAWWAEVETKRPNATYWFGPFLTKRSLHGNLERFLNDLSQESPEGLNHRFVRGRRSEPLTI, encoded by the coding sequence ATGAGCCCTATTTTGAGGGGGCTGCGAAGCCTAAGTAATAGTCTTGGAATGGCTTGGTGGGCCGAAGTGGAAACAAAAAGGCCAAACGCAACTTATTGGTTTGGGCCGTTCCTTACTAAGAGGAGCCTTCATGGAAACTTAGAGAGATTTCTGAATGATCTTTCTCAAGAGTCCCCAGAAGGACTAAATCACAGATTTGTTAGAGGTCGCCGTAGTGAACCATTGACCATTTAG
- a CDS encoding STAS domain-containing protein yields the protein MRGGFERRQGCLLFSFTGQLDAYSEKQFITYVDDVLSTNSAPVVIDLSKVDFLDSSGLGALVQTAKQCNLQKRSFQIVGNARVVQTVKLVRLEEFLHLVKDLPTAFRQLTA from the coding sequence TTGCGTGGTGGCTTTGAACGTCGTCAGGGATGTCTTCTGTTCTCTTTTACTGGTCAGCTTGATGCTTACTCTGAAAAGCAGTTCATTACTTATGTGGACGATGTATTGAGCACTAATTCGGCTCCAGTGGTAATCGATTTGAGCAAAGTTGATTTCCTCGACTCATCTGGTTTGGGTGCATTAGTGCAGACCGCAAAACAATGCAACTTACAAAAACGTTCATTTCAGATTGTTGGAAATGCAAGAGTTGTTCAAACTGTAAAACTTGTTCGTCTTGAGGAGTTCCTTCATCTGGTAAAGGATCTGCCTACCGCATTTCGTCAATTAACAGCTTGA